The following are from one region of the Ruficoccus sp. ZRK36 genome:
- a CDS encoding site-specific integrase — protein MKKSKYWIATFRDKNGRSLTRSTKIVHGGSVTDRGQNRKRALEIANEFEDLARGLARNEAAIRKTAFELASIASKDRVSEVSVREFFEEYIEFKANQGKKQSTMARYSGVVERLFEAIGDKALAPIESLSPQDIESFIAYRSKQGRAPKTILNDLKNLKPAFTRSMRYGSLSFDPIAAVNFENSDSMPHLPFQPKEIYAMLDTLERVDLSLGTDPQDWMVVIALGYYTGMRLGDCSNRFWHEFDLNNNVLKYVPEKTKGRGQLKEVIVPVHPDMQDILAGMNRGMKGFLTPSMRDTDKHRDRSWLSKQFIKIMEAANVNSMPIRNPVSGRLYNQRSFHSLRATCNSVMANAGVSQEIRMRVVGHASKYINSGYTHFEPKVVADAVFRIPRLKGHKS, from the coding sequence GACTCGTTCGACAAAGATTGTCCACGGAGGAAGCGTTACGGATCGCGGGCAAAATCGTAAGCGTGCTTTAGAGATAGCTAATGAATTCGAGGATTTGGCACGGGGATTGGCCCGGAATGAGGCCGCGATCAGAAAAACAGCCTTTGAGTTAGCATCTATTGCTTCCAAGGACCGTGTTTCCGAGGTCTCTGTTCGGGAATTTTTTGAGGAGTATATAGAATTCAAGGCCAATCAAGGTAAAAAACAGAGCACAATGGCTCGCTATTCGGGGGTTGTTGAGCGCCTTTTTGAGGCGATAGGGGATAAGGCCCTGGCACCGATCGAGTCGCTCTCTCCGCAGGATATTGAATCGTTTATCGCCTATAGGTCTAAGCAGGGGAGAGCCCCCAAGACGATATTGAATGACCTAAAGAACCTAAAACCAGCATTCACCCGTTCAATGCGTTATGGTTCACTTTCCTTTGATCCGATTGCTGCTGTCAATTTTGAGAACTCGGACAGTATGCCTCACTTGCCCTTCCAGCCGAAAGAAATATATGCAATGTTGGATACTTTGGAGAGAGTCGACTTGAGTTTGGGAACGGATCCACAAGATTGGATGGTTGTTATTGCGTTAGGCTATTACACTGGGATGCGTCTTGGGGACTGCTCAAACCGGTTTTGGCATGAATTTGATCTGAATAATAACGTACTTAAATATGTGCCAGAAAAGACAAAAGGCCGGGGTCAGCTTAAAGAAGTTATCGTTCCGGTTCATCCTGATATGCAGGATATCTTGGCTGGCATGAACAGAGGAATGAAAGGTTTTCTGACGCCCTCAATGCGTGATACTGATAAGCATCGGGACCGCTCGTGGCTTTCAAAGCAGTTTATCAAGATTATGGAGGCAGCCAATGTTAATTCCATGCCGATTCGAAATCCTGTTAGTGGTAGGTTGTACAACCAGCGGTCATTTCATAGCCTAAGGGCAACATGTAATTCAGTGATGGCTAATGCTGGGGTCAGTCAGGAGATCCGTATGCGTGTGGTTGGGCATGCCTCTAAATATATAAACTCTGGCTATACTCATTTTGAGCCTAAGGTTGTTGCTGATGCTGTTTTCCGCATCCCACGACTTAAGGGGCATAAAAGCTAA